The Magnolia sinica isolate HGM2019 chromosome 9, MsV1, whole genome shotgun sequence genome contains a region encoding:
- the LOC131256480 gene encoding bifunctional dTDP-4-dehydrorhamnose 3,5-epimerase/dTDP-4-dehydrorhamnose reductase-like, with protein MYYYMYTVEILKYVEELLREYENVCTLRVRMPISSDLSNPRNFITKISRYNKVVNKPNSMTVLDELLPISIEMAKRNCRGIWNFTNPGVISHNEILEMYRDYIDPQFKWANFNLEEQAKVIVAQRSNNELDASKLKKEFPDLLSIKDSIIKYVFEPNKKT; from the exons ATGTACTACTACATGTATACAGTTGAGATCTTGAAATAC GTAGAGGAGCTCCTGAGGGAGTACGAAAATGTGTGCACACTCAGGGTCCGAATGCCGATCTCGTCCGATCTGAGCAATCCACGCAACTTCATCACCAAGATCAGCCGTTACAATAAGGTGGTCAACAAACCAAACAGCATGACGGTGCTTGATGAGCTCCTGCCAATCTCGATCGAGATGGCGAAGCGTAACTGCCGTGGGATCTGGAATTTCACGAATCCCGGCGTGATCAGCCACAATGAGATTTTGGAAATGTATAGGGACTACATCGACCCTCAATTCAAGTGGGCCAACTTCAATCTGGAGGAACAAGCGAAGGTGATCGTTGCCCAACGGAGTAACAACGAATTGGATGCATCCAAGCTAAAGAAGGAATTCCCGGACCTGCTCTCGATCAAGGACTCAATTATCAAGTATGTATTCGAACCTAATAAGAAGACTTGA
- the LOC131256859 gene encoding uncharacterized protein LOC131256859: protein MDSDMLQKSTQPDNLKVFIQENLDQKVSHEPASEIQDKILFMINNISASNMDVKAKEFTDYMVMKRASIEPNFHELYLKFLEKVNSRMLNKKIVKATNENCKVDSAIFHKRKKK, encoded by the exons ATGGACTCTGACATGCTACAAAAATCTACTCAGCCGGATAATCTTAAAGTTTTTATTCAGGAGAATCTCGACCAGAAGGTTTCACAT GAACCTGCATCAGAGATACAGGACAAGATTTTATTTATGATTAATAATATTTCAGCTTCAAATATGGATGTGAAAGCAAAAGAATTTACTGAT TATATGGTGATGAAAAG AGCAAGCATTGAGCCAAATTTTCATGagttgtacttgaagttcttggagAAAGTTAATTCAAGAATGCTGAATAAGAAGATTGTCAAAGCTACTAATGAGAATTGCAAG GTGGACTCCGCAATATtccacaaaagaaagaaaaaatag